The stretch of DNA GCCGTCCATATCATGGATCACAAAGCGGTTGCGGCCCTGTTCGATGGCCTGCCCCATGACCCTCTCCGCTAAATCCTCCAGGAGCTCCCGTTTCTGGGTTTGGTCCGCCTCCCGCCAGGAGGACGTTTCGGTGAGGGTCATGGTGTAGTGCCAGGCATCTGAAGTGCCCGTTTTGCGCTGGTGCATGGGCGTGCCCTCCCTAGAAGCCGGCTCAATGAGCCGATTCCGGTTGATTGGAGTGGTCCCTATCCCGGATTTCTGACGAACACACACAGACCCGTCTCGCAACCAGTGCGTTTGCGAAACGTGTAGCGAGAAATAGCGCAGCTCTCCGCAAACAGAGTGTGTTCGCGAGAAATCCTCATGACATAACCTCAAGGTCCAACACGTGACCAATTTGCGCAAGCGCAAATTGCCGGCTACCTGGGCCTGACCGAAGTATAACACAACCCTAACAGAAGGCACGAAAAAAAGCGGCGACGGGACCGGCCTGCATCCGAATGCCTCAGAGCGATCCGAAGCGCGAGAAGAAATCGGGGAAGGTTTTGGAGACGCAGCCAGGCTCGTTAATCACTACTCCGGGGATGCGTAGCCCGGCCATCGCAAAACTCATCGCCATACGATGATCATCATAGGTGTCGATGGCCGCGCCGCGAAGCGATTCGCCGGGCGTGATCGAGAGACCGTCCGCATGTTCTTCCACAATCGCCCCCAACTTGCGGAGTTCTGTCGCAGTAGCAGAAATGCGGTCCGTCTCTTTAATGCGAAGATTCGCGACATTGCGTATGTGGGTGGTGCCGTCCGCGAACAGCGAAGTGACTGCAAGCGTCTGCGCCATGTCCGGCATCGCATTGAGATCGATATCGATAGCCTTCAGGGCTTTGTCAGACCGAACTTCAATCCAATCCGGACCTTCATCAACCGCGCACCCCATTTGCTCAAGCACAAACGCAAATTGCGCATCGCCTTGATGCGAGCGGCTCGTCAGGTTCGTCACGCGCACGCGCCCTCCCGCAATGGCAGCAGCAGCCAGGAAATACGACGCCCCCGACGCATCCGCCTCTATGGCGTAGGTGCCGGGCCGGTATTCTTGTCCCGACTTCACGCGGAATTCCGAGTACGACTTATTCTCCGCGTGCACGCCCCGTTCTTTCATCATCGCCAGCGTGAGGTCGACATACGGCTTAGAGACAAGCTCCCCATCGATCCGAATGACGACATCCGTCGTCGCATATGGAGCCACGAGTAACAGTCCCGTCAAATACTGGCTGCTCGCCCCCCCGCGCACGTGGGTAGTCCCGCCAAACTGCCCCGTACCCTGCACGGTTATTGGAGGGCACGCGGTATCCGTGTCGGCATTGACGCCCCATGCGCGCAACGCGTCCACCAAATCCAGGATGGGACGCTCCCGCATACGCTCCGTGCCGTCCAAGGTTGCGCTCCCATTCAATGTCGCGCAGGCTGCGGCAAGGAAACGCACCGCAGTACCAGAATTCCCGAGGAAGAGGGGAGAGGCCGGTGGAGCAAACGGACGCCCGTCAACGCGCAATGCGCCAGACTCCCGCGTCACAGGAACCCCCAGACCCTGCAAACCGCCAATCATGTAATCGGTGTCGTCGCAATCCGCCGGTTCCAGGAGAACGGTCTGGCCGCGAGTCAATCCCGCCATCACCAATGCCCGTGCGGAACAACTCTTTGATCCAGGAATGGAGACCGTTGCGTCCAACGAAGTCTTGGGAGTAATTGCGATGCTTTTCATAATCTCAGAACCGTACTTCGACGCGATTACCACGGGATAATCCCAACTGGGTATGAGCATTGCCGCAGTTCACGGCAATCTCGAGATAGTCAGAACTTCCGAACAGTGCGACGGCCTGGCCGGTTTCAACGTCAGCGTAGGTCTCCGAGATGCCTGCAAGGCGTACATGGCCGGTTCGGATATCCGTGGCCTGTGCCATGCCCACATCTTCACGGAGAATGTTCGTGATGGCATTGCCGAATCGGTCAATGTGCATGACGACGCCCACAAGTCTGCCGCCGTCCTCTTTTCTCGCCCGCGGTACGTCCAGCATGGTCATGGTGGCCACGCGATCGCCCATGCTGCCGAGCGGATTGCCGGCGGCCAATGCGGCCGCAGCGGGCGCAAAGATGTCGCGCCCGTGGAACGTAGCCGAAATAGACTCCAACATAAACTCCCTGTTCGCGATCATGCGCGCCTCGGATATGGAATGCTTACGAGACAGCAAGGACAGCACGCCGTTGTCCGGTGCCACGCATTTGTGCCCCCCGACTTCCAGGGCGATTGGAAGCCGAGCGGTTCCCACGCCAGGGTCCACAACGACGCAATGAACGGTGCCCGGGGGGAAGTAGGACGCAGCTTCAGCCAAGAACAGTGCGCCTTCGAATACATCTTGCGGAGGTATTTCGTGAGACAAATCGACAATTGAAACGTCCGCACAACGCGACAAGATAACGCCTTTCATGGAAGCGACGTACGGATCCTTTGTACCGAAATCAGTCAGGAGCGTCACGATTGGCCGCATGCTACTCGCCGCCCGCCACGCGGACACAATTTCGTCCTGCCCCCTTGGCGGCATACAGGGCGCCATCGGCCGCAGCGATTATCTGCTCCATCGTTTGGCCATGTGTGGGCCATTCTGCCAACCCTTGACTGATCGTTACCCCGAGAGACTGGCCTTCATGGCTCAGGGGCATCGCGGCAATCGCAGTTCGCAACCGTTCCGCAATGTCTACGGCCTCGTCCAGAGGTGTATCGGGGTACATGAAGATGGCCTCGTCGCCGCCGTACAGTCCGGCGCGGTCGCGCGGACGCAGCAGTTCACGAATCGTCTGCCCCATAGTCTGAATCACCAGACTCCCCATGGGGTGCCCGTACGTGTCGTTCACTTTCTTGAGGCCATCAAGGTCCGTCATGGCCACGGTAAACCGCGCGCCGGGCTTTGCTTTGGCGATCTCATCAGCCAGTTGTGGCTTGAACGACTCAAGGGTCAACAGGCCAGTTAGCTGGTTGTAGTGAATCCGGCGGTGCACTTCCTCGTGAAACTTGGCGTCCAAGGGATCTTGAATCAGGAACTTCACGACCACGTCCCCAATCTGAATCTTGTCGCCGCTCTGGAGGCGCGCCTCCCGGACCTCTTCGTTGTTGACGCTGGTGCCATTCATGCTCTTCAGGTCGACCAAGTGAAAGTAGGAGTCGGCTTCCGCCGTAACAAAGCGTATTCGAGCGTGCTGGCGCGAGACCGACGGCAAGTTAATCGAGACTTCCGCGTCAACGGATCTCCCGATGGTGATTTCTGGGGAATCAATGACGAATTCACGCCCGATCTGCCACCCGGACAGCACGATGAGACTGACCCGTTTGTGTTGGCTGTGCATGGCGCGCAGTT from Candidatus Hydrogenedentota bacterium encodes:
- the aroA gene encoding 3-phosphoshikimate 1-carboxyvinyltransferase — protein: MKSIAITPKTSLDATVSIPGSKSCSARALVMAGLTRGQTVLLEPADCDDTDYMIGGLQGLGVPVTRESGALRVDGRPFAPPASPLFLGNSGTAVRFLAAACATLNGSATLDGTERMRERPILDLVDALRAWGVNADTDTACPPITVQGTGQFGGTTHVRGGASSQYLTGLLLVAPYATTDVVIRIDGELVSKPYVDLTLAMMKERGVHAENKSYSEFRVKSGQEYRPGTYAIEADASGASYFLAAAAIAGGRVRVTNLTSRSHQGDAQFAFVLEQMGCAVDEGPDWIEVRSDKALKAIDIDLNAMPDMAQTLAVTSLFADGTTHIRNVANLRIKETDRISATATELRKLGAIVEEHADGLSITPGESLRGAAIDTYDDHRMAMSFAMAGLRIPGVVINEPGCVSKTFPDFFSRFGSL
- a CDS encoding GGDEF domain-containing protein; its protein translation is MTDPDKKRGDTTKLILPEELAQLRAMHSQHKRVSLIVLSGWQIGREFVIDSPEITIGRSVDAEVSINLPSVSRQHARIRFVTAEADSYFHLVDLKSMNGTSVNNEEVREARLQSGDKIQIGDVVVKFLIQDPLDAKFHEEVHRRIHYNQLTGLLTLESFKPQLADEIAKAKPGARFTVAMTDLDGLKKVNDTYGHPMGSLVIQTMGQTIRELLRPRDRAGLYGGDEAIFMYPDTPLDEAVDIAERLRTAIAAMPLSHEGQSLGVTISQGLAEWPTHGQTMEQIIAAADGALYAAKGAGRNCVRVAGGE
- a CDS encoding SAM-dependent chlorinase/fluorinase, whose product is MRPIVTLLTDFGTKDPYVASMKGVILSRCADVSIVDLSHEIPPQDVFEGALFLAEAASYFPPGTVHCVVVDPGVGTARLPIALEVGGHKCVAPDNGVLSLLSRKHSISEARMIANREFMLESISATFHGRDIFAPAAAALAAGNPLGSMGDRVATMTMLDVPRARKEDGGRLVGVVMHIDRFGNAITNILREDVGMAQATDIRTGHVRLAGISETYADVETGQAVALFGSSDYLEIAVNCGNAHTQLGLSRGNRVEVRF